gtttagataaacattacctttatgtgcatatcatttgcattcaggacaaaagcaccgtttaaactacccgaggtaattaatgttattaacattattaaaaataaaaaggtataaacaaattttttttcatgaataaaaattacatgcaaatgtaggcaATTTAaatggtgcttttgtcctgaatgcaaatgatatgcacataaaggtaatgtttttctgaacattttgatatcttatttgcatttttccgagttgatattaattagttatgaattttcaaacttttggtcaaacggtcaaagggcattcgagggacctcgacggaaaaagtaagggcaaaactgagcaaactcgaaaagtaagggcaaaacgcgtgggtaggaaccaactaggggtaaaaggCAACTGTCCCCATTTGTAATTATCCCATGAACAGTGAATAAAGAGGAGTGGGATTTTTCTAAAATAAAAAACGACCCCCGAAAATCCCCAAACTACGCCATCGGCCTGTGAAAACGGAAAGAAAGAAAGCTGAAGCTCGCTGCGCACTGCTCGGTCGTCGTCCTCAACTCCTCGTCTCGGCTCGGCTTTGGCCCCAACCGCTCCCCGCCGCCGGTTCAGTCCCCTCCGCCGGCGGCGAGATGTCCTTCTTCTTCCGCGCGGCGTCGCGGCCGCGTTCGTCGCAGCAAGACCTCGTGCGCTCCATCAAGGACTCCCTCCTCGCGCTCGACACCAAGACCGGCGCCAAGGTGCTGCTCCCCTCTCTCGCGTCTTTACCCTCTCTGACCATTTCCGCGCACTTCCCGGCCGATCTGTGCGCCCCGGATCGGGGCTAGCATCTTCTCATCCCAATTGGGGACGGGAGTTGGGATTGCCTTCTGCACCGAGGAGTGTTCTCTCCAGATCTTAATGCCAGTGCTTCAGTCCATTGTAGTTGACGAATGTTTACTGGCAGTGAAAGTTGTGTCTTCATATGATTGGAGCTTCGCAGCGTAATCCGTCGTGCAAGCAAGTGACTTGCAGGAACCGTAATTGCCAGTGATCTGTCATCTGTGTGGATGCAAGGGTTAGTGTGTCGGCCAAAGCTTCAGAAGTCACTGACTTCTGGACAGTAATGGCATCTGGAGAAAATGTGTTTAGCAGTCGAGTGCTCCTTTTGCCCCAATGCTGGTGCTCATAAAGGCATCCATGTCAGGGTGAATCTAATTCAAGAACTAGCTTATCCTCGAGTCTGGTTCCGCCTGATAAGGGAATAGCTCAGTGCATCACTTCTTTTTTCCTTCTAACAAAAGGATGTTTTCTTTTATATATCCGTTAAAAGCGTTACGCCATGCATCTAAAAGAGGGTTATGCTGGAATTGGCTTTGTTTACAAATTAGCATCTGGTTTGTAAGTGTAAGAATTACAGAAGTCTCACTACTTGTACCTCCAAACGTGCATTTGCTGTTAATGCTTTATAACAGTGTCTGTATACAGGTGGGCTGCAAATGTGAAGCACATTTGGAGCCTGCACACAATCATGGGAATGTTTTTTTTGTTACTATTTATTGTTTTTGCTGTTTCGTGACTGTTGTGTGTCTATTTGTACAATTATTTAACACACACTACACCATGGATACAGACCACTGGTTGCTCATATACTACGCCTTGTCGCCTTCCTTTATCAGGCCCTTGAAGATGTTGAGAAAAACATATTCACCTTGAGACAGACACTTTCTGGTGATGGAGAAGTTGAACCAAACCAGGATCATGTGTTACAGATAGCCCTTGAAATTTGCAAGGAGGGTGTCCTTTCTCTTTTTGTTCAGAACCTGCCTTCGCTGGGTTGGGAGGTATTGTATTCATCAATTGAATGTGATGCCATTTTTTGCTAAGCTTATTAGACTTATTACTTTCACATTGCAGGGTAGAAAGGATCTTGCCCACTGCTGGTGCATTTTGTTGAGGCAGAAGGTTGATGAAAGTCACTGCTGCGTGCAGTATATCGAAAATCATGTTGATCTTCTAGATTTCCTTGTTGTATGGTAAGACCTATTGTCGAGTTATTGACACACTTTGTACATGTCGATTAGTTTATTAGTAGTAATCCGATCGTGCTACCATGTGGAAGCTATCTATCTGCTGCCTATAagtagggatgaaaacggagcggaaacAGACGTAACTGAGTGCTGCCACATTTTTTCTCTGAAGCTAAAATGAATACATAAACCCCGGAAACAAATACCAAACCGATACTACCGGAAATAAGCGGATGTCCACTGAAACTAAGCGACCTCTTGAACCATAGAGAAAAACACAAGTAAACAAACAAACCTGTTGAACCATAGACTACAATGTCTTTCGACAATCTCGTAAGCCCATGGCCTAACTCCTAAACCAGCTGCACCAACGTAGAGGTGCCTGCGCACTGCAGCGAGGATGGGTGGGTGGCTTTGCGGTGGTGGTgtgtgggccggccggctggggaTGGGTGCGTGGCACCGCAGCGGCGCTGCAGCGGCGGTGGCGTGCTCGCGTGCCCAATTAGGAATTGTGAAGTGTAGGAGATTAGGCTAGGTATTAGCATTCTGGTTGTTGGGCCACAACACGGGCTTCATCTCGTGCTGTACTAGGCCACGTAGCAGCCATGGCAAAGATGGAAAGTTCTGTATTTACGGAAACAGAATTGTTTCCACGACTATTCCGCTGGAAAATGCCATTCTGTTTCTGTTTCCGTGTAAAAAAAATCCGCCTTCGCTCCCGTTTCACAATATTTCGTTTCTGTTTCCGTATTTCCTCTGCTTCCTTTTCCGCGGAAAATGTGGATTTccgctccattttcatccctacctGTAGCCAACTGCTTAATGTTCCATCCCTTTCCTTCTGGtcccatcattttcttcatgaatTTGTATGATTGCTATATTTTGCCATGAACTTCTGCTAGTCACTAGCCATTGGTTACTTCGGTTGTTGAGTTGGAGCATTTTCAATATATTTCCCCACCTATACTTCCATTTTTTGGTATTTGTTTATGGTTCATGTATACAATATATGCAATTGTAATATTTTCGTGCTTGATTGATTAACTATGTTGTGCTAGCTACAAGAACTTGGAAGTCGCATTGAACTGTGGAAACATGTTGCGAGAATGCATAAAATATCCCTCACTTGCAAAGTAAGGCTTCAAAGTCTCCATTAAACTATATTTTCTATCTCTTAGTGGTTATTATGGGCTAATAACGACTTGCTTTAACATATGGTTTCCGACATGTGTGCCTTGAAGAAAATATGTATTGAATATATTTTGATTTTTTCTCCATAGAAACTCTGTAATCGTACATAGTGCCAGCTACAGTAAAATAATTCATTGATTTCGCATACAGTCGCAGTCACCCATGGGAAAGTTTTTTTTTCCTGCAGAAGTTAGTTCTTCTTCCCAAGTCGACTCCCCACTAAACTAATCCTGGTTTGACAAGCATTGTGATGCTGTTGAATTTGAAACAGTTTTTCCTTCAGTTTACCTTCTAAATGTATGTATGAGCAGTTGGCTTTGTTCGTGAGCTATGAGATGGTTGCCTGAAGCAACGTACAGAGAAATGATTTAACTAATTACATATAGTTGATTAATTTTACATGCATTTTGATTTTGTAGTGCTCTTTCAGATATATATTGGAGTCAAATAGCTTCGAGTTGTTTTTCCAGTATGTTGAATTGCCAAACTTTGATATTGCTTCTGATGCTCTGAATACGTTCAAGGTAAATCCAGTTTTGTTAATTTGGTATTTATGGTAGACTGTGATTGGGCTTTATGCTTGGTTCTTCACTGTTGCCATGTGTGATTGGCATGATTTTTGCAGGATTTGCTCACTAGACATGAAGATGCAGTCTCCGAGTTTCTCATTTCCCATTATGAACAGGTAGATGAGAGAAAAGTATATTTTTTGCGAAATGAGTGAATTCCACCACGTTCATGTTAACAATATAAATATGTTTTGAATCGACTGATCCACATTTCGTGTCATGTTGATTATGTAAATATGTGCAGTTCTTTGAACTCTACAAAAGGCTTTTAACTTCAGATAATTATGTGACAAGAAGACAATCAGTGAAGGTTAGCCTATTTTTGGTTACTCCATTAACATTTATTGTTGCACGCTGAGAAAGGAAACATAAAAGTGTGTTACTGTATGTCAGTTTCTTTCAGAGTTTCTGTTGGAGGCCCCAAATGCTCAGATAATGAAGCGGTACATTTTGGAAGTTCGTTACTTGAACATTATGATGGGTCTACTAAAGGTATTAAATTGTCAGTCATATATTTCCTGCTTCTACATTCAGTAATCGTCCATGCACTTACTATCGTTCTCACTTCCTATATTCTGCTCATCTTGCTTTTTACAATGGAGGCTGGTGGTACTAGTATGAGAAATGAGAAACACTGCTTTTGTATTACTGGCTTGCCAGCCACCATGATATTCAAAATTGTGGCTACTACTGGTCCAGAGCTGAATGTTTTTCTGTTTGTAACCATGATAAATGGCATAATTATTTACAGCCTAGCTGATAGAAAGGTGATATAATATAACTGGCAATTATGTTTCCTGCAACAAATTTTGTACTGTTTGAGTGTCAGGCTTGTTATCTTGAAGTGGCAATTGAAGCAATCATGTTGCTTTTCTAATATAGAAATATTTGAATAGACACAATCAATACGCTAGATAAAAGCTGGGAAGTGGTTATAGGTTTCCTTCGAGCTTCACAGCTAACCAGCATTTTTTTGGTTATCCCTATCCCTTCTTAATACCTCCACTATACTGAATCACTTGTAGGATTCAAGCAAAAATATCAGGATATGTTCCTTTCACATATTTAAGGTATTCCTTTATCTCTTTCCAACCTTCGTACTTGTTTGATTTTCATAATTTTGCAAGTAGTTATGGTTGGTCAAATATGACTTTATGAGCACATCTATTTACCTTATCGGTGGTTCATTTTTGCTGCATGGAATTAGGTATTTGTTGCCAATCCAAACAAGCCTCGTGATATCATTCAAGTTTTGGTAGACAACCACAAAGAATTATTGAAGTTACTCCATGCTCTTCCTGCAAGCAAGGGTAATTCTCTACTTCCAGCTTAACCCTACTGGATTAACAGTTTGTGTGCTCTGACTAAGCAATTGATGCGAGTAATGGAGCAACCAAACATAAAAGCTTCGACTTTAGTTTTCAGGAGGATTCCTTTTTAGATTGTGAGAGATGTATGCAGAGTGTGACACTTGTGGTGCATTCCTCTTACTAGGTGAAGATGAACAACTTGACGAGGAGCGAGACTTAATTATCAAGGAAATCGAGAAGCTCGTGCTCTTGTCAGTATAGACCCTCAAGAAATTCAAAATTACCCTTTGAAAAAAAAAACAGTGGTCGAGAAAGGCAATCCATTTCTTCCTGTGTAATGTGATACCCTGTATAGAATTGTCTAGTGTTGTTATCATATTTACAGAAACAGCTCGTCATTCCACAAGAGCATGAAGCATTGCTGCATGCATATATGGTTCAAACAAATCTGCCGCACCAGATTCGATATATATACCGTAATTTGTTGTCATCCTGAAGATGTGAGAGCGCGCCGCACCTGTATGATAAATTCGGGGGCAACATGAAGCCTAGCATTTTTTGTATATTTTGTTGTTTTCATGTTTGCGAATACTTGCAGGTTTATGTTGCCAGTATGAAATTCATGAAGATTGAGCAAAATAAGTAAATGTGGCAAAACTGACAATGAACGGCTACATATGCTTCTCTTTGTAATCTGGCACTTGTTGCGTACGTATGGTACTATAACTTTATACATTTTCACTTGACAGAGGAGACGGTGGTAATATACAGCAAGGAATTAATTGAATCCGACTAACATCGACATTGGGGATGGACGGCCGCCGGCGTTGGTCCGGCGTGATCACAGCGGCCGGAAGATGACCGGCGCGCCGTACTGCGGGTTGAGTATCATGAGCACCCTGGGCGCGTGCACGTACGCCGGCGACAGGCGGAAGGCGAACCGCTGCAGCACGACGGCGAGCGCCACCTTGGCCTCGATCAGCGCCAGGTTCTGCCCGATGcacacccgctcgccgccgccgaacGGCATGAACGCCATCTGGTGCCGCGGCCGCCGGTCGTCGCCGAAGCGCGCCGGGTTGAACTCCGCCGCGTCGGCGCCCCAGTGCTCCTCGTCGTGGTGCACCGCCAGGATCGGGATGAGGAGCTCCGTGCCCGCCGGCACCACGCACCCGCCCAGCTCCACGTCCCGGTTCGCCGTCCGGATCATCGCCACCGCCGGCGGGTACAGCCTCAGCGTCTCGTTCACGATCATCCCCACCTGCATGCATGCATAGCACATCGCCATTAATTAGCTGGAAACATGAGAGCTGCTCTCGTGCATGGGAGCGAGTGACAGAGAGCACGGTGCGTACGGTTTTGAGCTTGGGGAGGTGGTCTTTGGTGGGGAGGTCGTCGCGGCCGACGACGGCGAGGACCTCCTGGCGGGCGCGGTCCTGCCACTCCGGGTGCATGGCGAGGGCGACGGTGGCCCAGGTGAGGAGGCTGACGAGCGTCTCCTTGCCGGCGAAGAAGAAGTTCTTGCTCTCCTCGATGATCTCCTCCGTCGTCATGGCCGGCGTCATGAAGCTCATCAGGTCcctcatgccgccgccgccgccgtcccgccgctgCTCGTCGTCCCGACCATCCTTGGGCAGGTTGGCGATGAAGGCGGCGAGGCCCTTCCTGATCTCCCTGACCAGGTGCCACACGCGCAGGTTCCTCCTCAGCGGCAGAAAGCGGTACCCGGGGATGTACACCTTGCTGTGGGCGTCGGCGGCGAGGCCGGCGAGCTCGTCCTGGAGCTCGAACACCACCCTGCCGTCCTCGTAGTTCCGGCGCCCGAAGGTGGCGAACGTGATGACCTCCTGCGGCACGCGCTGGAACCACTCGGCCACGTccacctccgcctcgccgccgacggCCTTGGCCGCGAGCTCGTCGAGCATCCGGCGCATGGTGGCGGCGATGAAGGGCACGAGTGGCTTGAGGTTCTCGGTGTGGAAGGCCGGGGAGAGGACGCGGCGGTGGCGCGCCCACTGGTCGCCCCGGAGGTTGCCGAGGCCGTAGCCCTCGAACTGGCAGATGAGCGGGTGCGCCTCGTACCGGTCGAAGTGCTCCGCCCGCGTCAGCAGCACCTCCCGGACCAGCTCCGGCGAGCTGATCGTCAGCCTCGCCTTGGTCCCGAACCAGATCAGATGCTTCGGGCCTGCCAAACAACACACGCAGATTAGCTGGCCGACACAAAATCGCCGTCCGAACTAGCTCGGGTCAATCCATCGTCAGAATTAAGTTCACACGATGCGCATTTTGCTTTTTCCTGGCCGTTCGATCTGGATTTGGACGGTCGAGATTGAGGCAGGAGAGAATTTACAAATGTATACGTAATTTTTCATATTCATGCCATGCTCGTGATCTGCTCATGATCGTCCACAGCAACAAGATTCCACACTCGAACTAACTAACTGCACTAAGTAATCACCACCACAGCCGTTGAAAACGAGAGGGAATTATCGTCGGCAGCCGTGGCGCACCGCACGATTTTAAACTAATGAGAGCAAAATACCGGAATCAAACTTGGATCCTGAACCGATATATGCCGCATGCTCTGGCTGGCAATGCGCTGCTCATGCTCATACGCAGGCAGCATCAACCGAACGACGACTTAAGCACAGATTAAGCAAGCGCGCATGTGGCCATGGATCTGCGATTCTCCTCGCCGCAAGGTCGGGTTGGTTCGCCGCTTGCTTAATCTAGTCGCATTATCGCGCGTCGACAGCCTGGTGGAACGATCGGCCGATCATGGCCAACATCTCACCGGGTTTGACTTGCGATGGAGCTTATTGCATATGCCGATTTTGCTGGCTGGCGATGCTAGCTGCTGCTTGTTAGTAGTAGTAATTTTTACTATCATTTATTAAGATTTACAAAAGCGAATGAAGCAAGTAGTGTATATTTATATTTATGTGTAGTACGTACATACTACTACGTCAAAAAGGGTAAAATGGAGGGGGTCACCTAACCAAACCAGGGAGGCACCATGGTTTTTAAAAATCCTCAGTTCTTGTTCCTACTTGCAAAAGCATGGAAGCATGTCCCCTCCTTTCCTCCGGCCGGCTTCACGCGTCACACTGTCTCGTCGTCTAATCTTTGTTTATTTCCTCCTATATGTGCAAATGCACGCGCTTTTCCTTAAAAATATGAATTAATCGCGGCGACAAAGCGAAGCAAATTCGATCGATGCATGAAGAACACAACGGAAAATTGATCGAAAGCAAaattggaagaagaagaagaagagattgTCACCAGATAGCTAGCTAGTTGGCGTAAGCTAGTGTCGTGGATCGAGAGATATGGCTTACCGTAGAGCTTCCTCCAATGGTGGTAGAAGGCGAGGACCCGGGGGAGGATGTCGTGGGAGTCCGGCGGCGCCATGGGCCGGGACGACGCGTCCAGCATCAGCCTCACCAGCTCGATGGAGCTGCCCACGAAGAAGCTGTACCCGGGCCCGCGCACGCCCTGCTCCGCGAAGTGCCGCTGCAGACGCCGGGGCCGGAGCCAcagcgcctccgccgccgcgtGCGCGCACAGGCACGCCGCGCCCACCAGCACGGCGgcgccccacccccacccccacggCCACGACCATGACGACGGCCACATGGCGGCGGCTAGCTGACTAGCTGCGAGCCCGCGTAGCGGATGTCTATCTACCTGCTGGCCTCGATCGGCGAGCGccaggacgacgacgacggcgaatGTGCGGCGCCGGTCCCGAGGCTTATATACGCGGGCTGCTAGctggtggtgggcggcggcgggAGAAGAATTTCGGGCGATTGCACCATTGGCTGCCGGGTGCTGACCTGATTAAGTTATTAAGACGTGCTTTGTTTAGTTGCAAATCcaggtgtgtgtgtgtggttcGACGGGGGTTAAACGGGTTTGGATTAACAGCGGTCAATGTCTACCTAATCCAGCACTCACTCCGGTAGTTTTTGCAAGTGGTACCATGTgagttactccctccgtaaacaaatataaaaacgTTCAAATCACTAAAATAATAATCTAGTGatttaaacgcttttatatttctttatgaaGGAAGTACTTTATTTTTATTCTGCGAATGTAGTATCATGTGTAATTGACGGAGGACCGGAATAAATCCCTCATCATATTACAAAGATTCCACACTCGTCATCATCAACTCCAAAGATGTGCTCCTCTTTTcagccgccgcctcctcttccAAGGAAAGctagggttcgtgcctctcgccggctccgccgcaggtccgcctcgtctccggtggccctaggaccatgggagcgcggtggatcctggcaaggaccggcgggagggctccgttgttAGTCGTTTCTtcgagatttgttagggtttgtgtcctactcacgAAGACAAGGcgacggcggctccctgaagatggaataaaggtctccccgcctaatCCCCGTTTCGGTGGtccgtctagcatcgttggtgggcatgtggaggtgtgtctccggcggttttatcctcggtggatttgctcggatctggttgtgatttgtctatgttcgtgtgtcttcaggttggatcctttcgatctacattattcttcatcagcggcggttgctgttctggtgcgctggtcctacggggccttagcacgacgacttcccgactgtctactacaacaagttgtgcccgactccggcaagggagggatgatgacggcggcgcgtcttcggctcgcttcagtgattgtagtcgtcgctaggtggtctacggatctggatgtaatttttattatttctagtgttcgttgtactgctaTGATAGAAGATGAATAAATTAAAAGTTTTCTCGTAAAAAAAAATCATCAACTCCAAAACCACATATAACCCccaaaataaaaaaacaagaaCTAAAAAGTAGTTTTTGGTGGTGGCGTCATGCGAAATTGACGACGGAGGCGGTGAAAAAACTTCGTCACGTATGTCGCAAAGTTTGCGCACTCATCGCTCTACCAACTCCGGAAAAAGCACAAGAAATGAGAAGAAAAAACCCACAAAGTATGCACCACTCATCACAAACAGATTCCGAAAACACGGTCAAGGTCAAGGAGTAAGGGAAAACTGCATTAGTTTCCACACTCATCGCCGCCGGCCGGTTCTGGAAACATGATTAGTGTTCCGCAACTCtgccggcgagtccggtccgaggttgcggagcgagggcgtgcgtcgtagacgaagtagtcaaagtagtcgaacacgcgaaagtaaatgacacagagaagtatggaggagaccagctttattaatcaatgatcagggGTTACGATGATTGCTCCTCGTCTCTATATATAGGGGTACAGGGTCAAGagataagtacccacttaacgtaAAGTGTGGAACCGGGAGGGGCTATCCCGAGCGCTTCGTGCGCTAGCCGCCGCCACCCTCGTGGTGGGCCCGTTTCCCAACACTCCCCCTTGGATAATTATCCGTATATCCATACCTCAAAACTCcgaaaaacccagtgggaaaaaatatggagaaagagcacacagtatacgttgttgtattgcacgaattgcctcgtcaaaaacctcgcgtgagaaacatcaggaaaactcactcaagggaaaaagagtacaatccactcaaccatcaagttgagtactcgatcaCCAGGATCGAGATTTTAACGACGAATTTGTGaagtttctgttggggaacgcagcagaaattcaaaattttctacgcatcaccaagatcaatctatggagtaatctagcaacgaggggaaggggagtgcatctacatacccttgtagatcgcgatgcggaagcgttgcaagaacgcggatgaaggagtcgtactcgtagcgattcagatgggacttggggggcggccaagggggggcgccccactagatgggccttaggcccatctgagactagggtttccccctcccccccttcctgcgccctgggccccttgtgggaggcgcaccagcccacctaggggctggtcccttcccacacttggcccacgcagccctctggggccggtggccccacctggtggacccccgggaccctcccggtggtcctggtacgttaccgatagcacccgaaacttttccggtgaccaaaacatgacttcccatatataaatctttacctccggaccattacggaaactcatccgggactccgaacaacattcggtaaccacgtatatctattccctataaccctagcgtcatcgaaccttaagtgtgtagaccctacgggttcgggaaccatgcagacatgaccgagacgttctccggccaataaccaacagcgggatctggatacccatgttggctcccacatgttccacgatgatctcatcggatgaaccacgatgtcggggattcaatcaatcccgtatacaattccctttgtca
This region of Triticum aestivum cultivar Chinese Spring chromosome 2D, IWGSC CS RefSeq v2.1, whole genome shotgun sequence genomic DNA includes:
- the LOC123051825 gene encoding calcium-binding protein 39, with the translated sequence MSFFFRAASRPRSSQQDLVRSIKDSLLALDTKTGAKALEDVEKNIFTLRQTLSGDGEVEPNQDHVLQIALEICKEGVLSLFVQNLPSLGWEGRKDLAHCWCILLRQKVDESHCCVQYIENHVDLLDFLVVCYKNLEVALNCGNMLRECIKYPSLAKYILESNSFELFFQYVELPNFDIASDALNTFKDLLTRHEDAVSEFLISHYEQFFELYKRLLTSDNYVTRRQSVKFLSEFLLEAPNAQIMKRYILEVRYLNIMMGLLKDSSKNIRICSFHIFKVFVANPNKPRDIIQVLVDNHKELLKLLHALPASKGEDEQLDEERDLIIKEIEKLVLLSV
- the LOC123051824 gene encoding cytochrome P450 734A5, which codes for MWPSSWSWPWGWGWGAAVLVGAACLCAHAAAEALWLRPRRLQRHFAEQGVRGPGYSFFVGSSIELVRLMLDASSRPMAPPDSHDILPRVLAFYHHWRKLYGPKHLIWFGTKARLTISSPELVREVLLTRAEHFDRYEAHPLICQFEGYGLGNLRGDQWARHRRVLSPAFHTENLKPLVPFIAATMRRMLDELAAKAVGGEAEVDVAEWFQRVPQEVITFATFGRRNYEDGRVVFELQDELAGLAADAHSKVYIPGYRFLPLRRNLRVWHLVREIRKGLAAFIANLPKDGRDDEQRRDGGGGGMRDLMSFMTPAMTTEEIIEESKNFFFAGKETLVSLLTWATVALAMHPEWQDRARQEVLAVVGRDDLPTKDHLPKLKTVGMIVNETLRLYPPAVAMIRTANRDVELGGCVVPAGTELLIPILAVHHDEEHWGADAAEFNPARFGDDRRPRHQMAFMPFGGGERVCIGQNLALIEAKVALAVVLQRFAFRLSPAYVHAPRVLMILNPQYGAPVIFRPL